The Sphaerospermopsis torques-reginae ITEP-024 genome has a window encoding:
- a CDS encoding ArnT family glycosyltransferase, whose product MVQPKLSSVVNKYPEISLLLLSALLLLASNGNNSLLAHDEGYYAMQARWMLETQDWLTPQWWGTPNYDRTVGIQWLIALTYQIFGINEFSARLPSIISCIISVILTYQIGKILLNRQVAFLAAIILCLMPIWIFEGRSATQNTPLVCVELLGIWALLRAEELGTQQKQQKILWGILAGSTFGLGFMIKSFMIILPGVAIVPYLIFRNKQHQHLKNIGIYLGLIIGFIPVIIWLILSCLKYNSLFPVTDLFGKLLYLSADDTYNPGRFYYFWNIPLNTFPWALFSVIGFLYIWFSRNDDNYRISLLLGYPLILFILLCSFRTRTPYYPLQILPFMALFASVALTRIEDIYQLRKQRVNQIISYLLSAFTTLGILLLILGLLITLNIQLPGISLTPEIQQYGILGIILGAGWAAINTVWKNRKLLPNKYWLAIWVISPYLTIATLGFTGVLGDRNPVLRMELQQPKINQILAVEPINFVVDNPVNNKSDAEVVNYSEVDISKTFMLLSFYTPQLGKITPIQDLPNNSYAWITPKIPTNTLNKYEIMGTVKGWKLIYKN is encoded by the coding sequence ATGGTGCAACCAAAGTTATCCAGTGTTGTTAATAAATATCCAGAAATAAGTTTACTACTATTAAGTGCATTATTGTTACTTGCGAGTAATGGTAATAATAGTTTATTGGCACATGATGAAGGTTACTATGCGATGCAAGCGCGATGGATGTTAGAAACACAAGACTGGTTAACACCCCAATGGTGGGGTACACCTAATTATGATCGCACGGTTGGTATCCAATGGTTAATAGCTTTAACTTATCAGATATTTGGCATCAACGAATTTAGCGCCCGTTTACCTAGCATTATTAGCTGTATTATTAGCGTTATTCTGACATATCAAATTGGTAAAATTCTCTTAAATCGCCAAGTTGCTTTTTTAGCAGCAATAATTCTATGTTTAATGCCAATATGGATATTTGAAGGACGTTCTGCAACTCAAAATACTCCATTAGTTTGTGTGGAACTACTGGGAATTTGGGCTTTATTACGTGCTGAAGAATTAGGAACTCAGCAGAAACAGCAAAAAATCCTCTGGGGAATTTTAGCAGGTTCTACTTTTGGTTTAGGATTTATGATTAAAAGTTTCATGATTATTTTACCAGGAGTAGCAATTGTCCCTTATTTAATCTTCAGGAATAAACAACATCAGCATTTAAAAAATATCGGTATTTATTTAGGTTTAATTATTGGGTTTATCCCTGTAATCATTTGGTTAATATTGAGTTGTCTGAAATATAATAGTTTATTTCCTGTCACAGATTTATTTGGGAAATTGCTTTATTTATCTGCTGATGACACATACAACCCAGGCAGATTTTATTATTTTTGGAATATACCTTTAAATACCTTTCCTTGGGCATTATTTAGCGTCATTGGTTTTTTGTATATTTGGTTTTCTCGCAATGACGATAATTATCGTATTTCTTTGTTGCTGGGTTATCCACTTATCTTATTTATTTTATTATGTAGTTTTAGAACTCGTACACCTTATTATCCTTTGCAAATATTACCATTTATGGCTTTGTTTGCATCTGTAGCACTAACAAGAATTGAAGATATTTATCAACTTCGCAAACAACGAGTAAATCAAATCATATCTTATTTATTGTCTGCCTTTACAACCTTGGGTATTTTATTATTAATCTTAGGTTTATTAATAACTTTAAATATTCAATTACCTGGAATCTCTCTCACTCCAGAAATCCAGCAATATGGTATATTAGGTATTATTTTAGGTGCAGGTTGGGCAGCAATTAATACTGTTTGGAAAAATCGTAAATTATTGCCTAATAAATATTGGCTTGCTATTTGGGTGATATCTCCTTATTTAACAATAGCCACCTTGGGTTTTACAGGTGTTTTAGGTGATAGAAATCCAGTTTTAAGAATGGAACTACAACAACCGAAAATTAATCAAATTCTTGCTGTTGAACCTATTAACTTTGTTGTAGATAACCCGGTCAATAATAAATCGGATGCTGAAGTTGTGAATTATTCAGAAGTAGACATTTCTAAAACTTTTATGTTGCTAAGTTTTTATACGCCACAATTAGGTAAAATAACACCAATACAGGATTTACCTAATAATAGCTATGCTTGGATAACTCCTAAGATACCCACAAACACTTTAAATAAATATGAGATTATGGGTACAGTCAAAGGTTGGAAACTCATTTACAAAAATTAA
- a CDS encoding mannosyltransferase, with amino-acid sequence MLRTQKNINWILPFIICGAFIFCAAVGMLIDIDAFHKFFSVTQITREIPPQLPHKSYYWDVLHYAEMAIKPSCKAFYPLWPFLIRNLFHPQTIEQAAHYFLIVGSGIFLITNFLLFWVIKTALNRTTLAFIIMLAYTVNPMAIFRVIGYTESIFSLFGTLFIWLCLPKNKINQNLKLGFLFIITFLMSLTRPILIQGFFATTLTLITIIGLEMLRIKRYSWNNLLINLQKYHLEIKTTVTIWVASLLGYAVYGSYCLQTRGNFFAPFDDQSLWGKKLGIHLELLLFPKSPLVDIIGFYLPLMILLLSLIFTYSKYTQKQNIILVPRYRIWWSVLYLYPPLLILIYGFNFLKLMKNKINPSQIKVQDYANNLSVNYIFWFCVYFTTAHSLIQFLTYDRLLSLGRYIFATPFFFLALGYLYRCIPGKVKYQTLLFVSLISAFMLVEQWIKYGQDKWLG; translated from the coding sequence ATGCTCCGAACACAAAAAAACATTAACTGGATATTACCCTTTATTATTTGTGGTGCATTTATTTTTTGCGCTGCTGTGGGAATGCTGATAGATATAGATGCTTTTCATAAATTCTTCTCAGTAACCCAAATAACTAGAGAAATTCCTCCTCAATTACCTCATAAAAGTTATTATTGGGATGTTTTACATTATGCGGAAATGGCTATTAAACCCAGTTGCAAAGCATTTTATCCCCTGTGGCCATTTCTTATTCGTAATCTCTTTCATCCCCAAACTATAGAACAAGCAGCACATTATTTTTTGATTGTTGGTAGTGGTATATTTTTAATTACTAATTTTTTACTATTTTGGGTGATAAAAACTGCGTTAAATCGCACAACTTTAGCCTTCATCATAATGTTAGCCTATACTGTTAACCCAATGGCAATATTTAGGGTAATCGGCTACACAGAAAGTATATTTTCCTTGTTTGGTACGTTATTTATCTGGCTGTGTTTACCCAAAAATAAAATTAATCAAAACCTCAAACTTGGTTTTTTATTCATCATCACATTTTTGATGAGTTTAACTAGACCTATATTAATTCAAGGATTTTTTGCCACCACATTAACTTTAATAACTATTATTGGTTTAGAAATGCTGAGAATCAAGAGATATTCTTGGAATAATTTATTAATTAATCTGCAAAAATATCATCTGGAAATTAAAACAACTGTTACTATTTGGGTGGCCTCTTTATTGGGTTATGCTGTTTATGGTAGCTATTGTCTCCAAACTAGAGGTAATTTTTTTGCCCCTTTTGATGATCAAAGTCTTTGGGGTAAGAAATTAGGTATTCATTTAGAACTTCTACTATTTCCAAAATCACCTTTAGTTGATATTATAGGTTTTTACCTGCCTTTGATGATTTTGTTATTGTCTCTTATTTTTACATATTCTAAATATACACAAAAACAGAATATTATATTAGTGCCAAGATATAGGATTTGGTGGAGTGTTCTTTATTTATATCCACCTCTTTTAATTTTAATATATGGATTTAATTTTCTCAAACTAATGAAGAATAAAATCAATCCCTCTCAAATCAAGGTTCAAGATTATGCTAATAATTTATCAGTTAACTATATATTTTGGTTTTGCGTGTATTTTACAACTGCTCATTCATTAATTCAATTTCTTACTTATGATCGTTTACTAAGCTTAGGTAGATATATCTTTGCTACTCCATTCTTTTTCCTTGCTTTGGGATATCTATATCGCTGTATTCCTGGTAAAGTGAAATATCAAACTTTGTTATTCGTGAGTTTGATTTCTGCTTTCATGTTAGTAGAACAATGGATTAAATATGGTCAAGATAAATGGTTAGGTTAA
- a CDS encoding glycosyltransferase family 2 protein, with amino-acid sequence MKISVVIPFYNEEVNIDQLFTRLEQVIENLNIEYEIICVNDGSKDNTLEYLIQHYNRNPAIKVVNLSRNFGKEIALTAGIDYTTGDAVIPIDADLQDPPELIEQLIEKWQEGYDVVYATRRYRWGESWLKRFTADNFYLIMARYSSIPIPRNTGDFRLMDRRVVEAIKKLPERTRFMKGLFSWVGYKQTAIIYDRSPRYQGLTKWNYWSLWNFALDGITSFSSMPLRIWTYIGCFISLVAFLYAAYLIIRTLIFGIDVPGYASLMVTILFVGGIQLINLGIIGEYIGRIYEEVKGRPLYLVRDAYGFESEGTGDDVQIDKYCE; translated from the coding sequence ATGAAAATCTCCGTAGTAATTCCTTTTTACAATGAAGAAGTTAATATTGATCAATTATTTACAAGACTGGAACAAGTAATTGAAAATCTTAATATAGAATATGAAATTATATGTGTAAATGATGGCAGTAAAGATAATACCCTTGAATATTTAATACAACATTATAATCGTAATCCAGCAATTAAGGTAGTTAACTTATCCCGTAACTTTGGTAAAGAAATAGCTTTAACTGCTGGTATTGATTATACTACAGGGGATGCAGTTATCCCCATTGATGCGGATCTTCAAGATCCACCGGAATTAATTGAACAGTTAATTGAAAAATGGCAAGAGGGGTATGATGTAGTATATGCAACTCGTCGTTATCGTTGGGGAGAAAGTTGGTTAAAAAGGTTTACTGCTGATAATTTTTACCTAATTATGGCAAGATACAGCAGTATTCCCATACCCCGTAATACTGGAGATTTTAGGTTAATGGATCGTCGCGTGGTAGAAGCGATTAAAAAATTACCTGAAAGAACACGCTTTATGAAAGGTTTGTTTTCTTGGGTAGGTTATAAACAAACCGCCATTATTTATGATCGTTCTCCACGTTATCAAGGACTGACAAAATGGAATTATTGGAGTCTTTGGAATTTTGCTCTTGATGGTATTACTTCCTTTAGTTCAATGCCTTTAAGAATATGGACTTATATCGGCTGTTTCATATCCTTAGTTGCGTTTTTATATGCTGCTTATTTAATTATTCGCACCTTAATTTTTGGCATAGATGTTCCTGGATATGCTTCTTTAATGGTGACAATATTGTTTGTGGGGGGCATTCAATTGATTAATTTAGGTATTATTGGTGAATACATTGGGCGTATTTATGAAGAAGTTAAAGGACGACCTTTGTATTTAGTTAGAGATGCTTATGGTTTTGAGAGCGAAGGCACAGGTGATGATGTTCAAATAGATAAATATTGTGAGTAA